The following proteins are co-located in the Anas platyrhynchos isolate ZD024472 breed Pekin duck chromosome 1, IASCAAS_PekinDuck_T2T, whole genome shotgun sequence genome:
- the LOC101800311 gene encoding uncharacterized protein, protein MPIGILITISYFVHFSASSRPELSVVQYPEDASVLTNSTTWMLCVFEYHNDKNEEPVVYWRKGPSCNNQQSLRSSSGTSRPQIHITKDVFRGYSILKLSNVDQNASNFYFCDVTLTQKAQNKCGNGTKLTVQDFKCKDCTRSEMTWWWWFLLGYAIFVTTVIMAFGIYQCCKKCKTESRNTDSSATLKSEWIYDKPSRPVNNGCNQEYEDMSLVRTSVTLKGK, encoded by the exons ATGCCGATTGGTATATTAATTACAATATCTTACTTTGTTCACTTTTCAG CTAGCAGTAGGCCAGAGCTCTCAGTTGTGCAATATCCTGAAGATGCCAGTGTGCTCACTAACTCCACAACCTGGATGCTGTGTGTCTTTGAATACCACAATGACAAGAACGAGGAGCCAGTTGTGTACTGGAGAAAAGGCCCCAGTTGCAACAACCAGCAGAGTCTTCGGTCAAGCTCAGGCACCAGCAGACCACAAATACACATTACAAAGGATGTGTTCAGGGGATACTCCATCTTAAAACTCAGCAATGTTGACCAAAATGCCAGcaacttttatttctgtgatgtgACGCTAACCCAGAAAGCTCAGAACAAATGTGGAAATGGCACCAAGCTGACAGTACAAG ATTTCAAATGTAAAGACTGTACAAGATCAGAAATgacatggtggtggtggttccTTCTTGGATATGCCATCTTTGTCACCACAGTTATCATGGCTTTTGGT ATTTACCAGTGCTGTAAAAAGTGCAAGACTGAGTCAAGAAATACAGATAGCAGCGCTACCCTGAAAAGTGAATGGATTTATGACAAGCCATCCAGACCAGTTAATAATGGGTGTAACCAAGAATATGAAGATATGTCACTAGTAAGAACTTCAGtcacattaaaaggaaaatga